A stretch of the Elephas maximus indicus isolate mEleMax1 chromosome 3, mEleMax1 primary haplotype, whole genome shotgun sequence genome encodes the following:
- the LRRC42 gene encoding leucine-rich repeat-containing protein 42, producing the protein MSYYLNSENRLDPGPIYVRENGQLHMVNLALDGVRSSLQKPRPFRLFPKGFSVELCMNREDDTAQKEKTAHFIFTYTREGNLRYSAKTLFSLVLGFISDNVDHIDSLIGFPEQIAEKLFSAAEARQKFTQPGAGLRALQKFTEAYGSLVLCSLCLRNRYLVISEKLEEIKSFRELTCLDLSCCKLGDEHELLEHLTNEALSSVTQLHLKDNCLSDAGVRKMTAPVRVMKRGLENLTLLDLSCNPEITDAGIGYLFSFRKLNCLDISGTGLKDIKAIKHKLQTHIGLIHSKVPLKEFDHSNCKTEGWADQIVLQWERVTSEAVKPRETSEPQMAAQHFYGKRSLTETPVKCSLADTHVNSSEKLQFYKEKAPDCHGPLLKRETPLCQESKNKKRAFEDPEKEQNNSSQSSKQKYVCLAVEDWNLLNSY; encoded by the exons ATGTCTTACTACCTCAACTCAGAAAACCGCCTGGACCCAGGGCCCATCTACGTGCGAGAAAACGGGCAGCTGCACATGGTCAATCTGGCCCTGGATGGCGTCAGGAGTAGCCTGCAGAAGCCAAGGCCTTTCAGACTGTTTCCCAAAGGCTTTTCTGTGGAGCTTTGCATGAACAGGGAAGATGATACTGCTCAGAAAGAGAAGACAGCTCATTTCATCTTCACATATACCCGGGAGGGGAATCTTCGGTACTCTGCCAAAACCCTCTTCAGCCTCGTCCTGGGCTTCATCTCTGACAATGTTGATCACATCGATTCCCTTATTGGCTTCCCTGAGCAGATTGCTGAAAAGCTGTTCTCTGCTGCTGAAGCCAGACAGAAATTCACACAGCCAGGTGCAGGGCTGAGGGCTTTACAGAAATTCACTGAGGCCTACGGAAGTCTGGTGCTTTGCTCCCTGTGTTTGCGAAACAG ATATCTGGTGATTTCAGAAAAACTTGAGGAGATAAAGTCTTTCCGGGAGCTGACCTGCTTGGATCTTTCCTGTTGCAAGCTTGGAGATGAACACGAACTTCTAGAACATCTCACCAATGAGGCACTATCTAG TGTAACTCAACTCCACTTGAAGGATAATTGTTTATCCGATGCCGGGGTGCGGAAAATGACAGCACCAGTTCGAGTGATGAAAAGAGGCCTTGAAAATCTGACATTGTTAGACTTATCTT GCAACCCTGAGATCACAGATGCAGGAATTGGATACCTCTTTTCTTTTAGAAAACTAAACTGCTTAGATATCTCTGGGACAGGGCTCAAG gACATCAAAGCCATCAAACACAAGCTCCAGACCCACATAGGCCTCATTCACTCCAAGGTGCCTTTGAAGGAATTTGACCACAGTAACTGCAAGACAGAGGGCTGGGCTGACCAG ATTGTTCTGCAGTGGGAACGCGTGACTTCAGAAGCTGTGAAGCCACGAGAAACCTCGGAGCCTCAGATGGCAGCTCAGCACTTCT ATGGGAAGCGGTCTCTGACAGAAACCCCGGTGAAGTGCTCCCTGGCAGACACCCACGTGAACTCTTCCGAGAAACTCCAGTTCTATAAAGAGAAAGCCCCAGACTGCCATGGGCCATTGTTGAAACGGGAGACTCCCTTGTGCCAGGAGTCAAAGAACAAGAAGAGAGCCTTTGAGGACCCAGAGAAGGAACAGAATAACTCTTCACAGTCTTCAAAGCAGAAATATGTATGTCTTGCTGTGGAAGACTGGAACTTGTTAAATTCCTATTGA